The DNA window TGAGCCGTCAGGCGAGAGCTCGAGCACGTTATCAGAAGCTATGTACTTTGGCCGGTGCTCCCACGCCAGTCTAACTATGGCTGGGAGCGCCACGGATTGATATTTAGCTATAAGCCTTAGGGACTGATCTATGAGCACAACAGAGTACCTGGCCCTATTTATGGTTGACAGAGGGCTCCCATATTCTATGTCAACACCCATGTAGATCTCGGAGGAGCCCTCCTGCGAGGACATCTTCAGCTACTCCCCGTTATCCGCCTCAGCAGGTCCTCGGCGTTTACTGTAAGCCCGAAGTTTTTATTAAAATATGCTGCAATTCTCTTGACGTCATTAGCTAGCAGACTCATGGCTGCAGGGTCCGAGGTGCTCACGTACTGGGGCCAGTCTATGATGTACCCCCTCAGCGTCTCGCCTGCAGAGACAAGCACATTGTACGGGCTAAGGTCGCCGTGGACTATGCCTGCCTCCTTAAAGGCTATCCTAATAGTGTCAACAACGTCATTAAGCACTTTAGTGGCCTGCTCCTCGCTTAAACCCTTCACAGAGGTCAGCTCCACGCCTTCTATGTACTCAGTGACCACGCAGTTAAGCTCCGATGTCAGGGGCTTCGGTACAGCGCCACCAAGGGAGTTCACCATGACAAGGGCCCTGAGCTCCCTCTCAGCGCTCTCAATAGCTACGTCCAACCAGGGCGCTCGCCTATCCCTTCTGCCATAGGCTCTCCTCCTGGCCATTGACCTGAATGACCGGGCCCCCTCCTCGTGGAACTTCAGCGAGACGGGCGCGCCGGAGGGGGTCCAGGCGATGTAGACCTCGCTCTCCTTACCGACGCCTATCCTGTCGCCCACTCCAGCCACTACGCCCCTTCTGATCAGCGCTATTGCCGACAGCACGTTAACGCCTGCAAAGGTTAGCTGAAATGAGAGCTCGCCGCTGACAACTCTTGATCTGACAATGCCCGCCTCGCTCAGCCTGAGGAGCACCTT is part of the Acidilobus sp. 7A genome and encodes:
- a CDS encoding RIO1 family regulatory kinase/ATPase gives rise to the protein MLLRLSEAGIVRSRVVSGELSFQLTFAGVNVLSAIALIRRGVVAGVGDRIGVGKESEVYIAWTPSGAPVSLKFHEEGARSFRSMARRRAYGRRDRRAPWLDVAIESAERELRALVMVNSLGGAVPKPLTSELNCVVTEYIEGVELTSVKGLSEEQATKVLNDVVDTIRIAFKEAGIVHGDLSPYNVLVSAGETLRGYIIDWPQYVSTSDPAAMSLLANDVKRIAAYFNKNFGLTVNAEDLLRRITGSS